One genomic segment of Kordiimonas sp. SCSIO 12603 includes these proteins:
- a CDS encoding HPP family protein has product MIGYLHKMKGGGELPPRPKKTHVLLSWLGGSIAIGIVALITELCDQPLLMAPLGASAVLAFGVPDSPLAQPRNIIGGHLLTSLVGLLFLHFMGGGWLSIALAVATAIAMMQLTRTVHPPAGANPIIVIITAADWEFLWVPVLISTAILVGCAVIFNNISPARRYPSYWF; this is encoded by the coding sequence ATGATTGGTTATCTCCATAAAATGAAAGGTGGGGGAGAACTACCACCACGGCCAAAGAAAACTCATGTGCTTCTTTCCTGGCTGGGTGGCTCTATTGCAATTGGTATTGTTGCGCTTATTACAGAACTTTGTGACCAGCCGTTATTGATGGCACCACTTGGTGCCAGTGCGGTTCTTGCGTTTGGGGTTCCCGATAGCCCTCTTGCACAGCCGCGTAACATCATTGGCGGGCATCTTTTAACATCGCTTGTGGGGTTGCTGTTTCTTCACTTTATGGGGGGCGGATGGCTTTCTATTGCGCTCGCGGTGGCAACTGCGATTGCCATGATGCAGCTAACCAGAACAGTTCATCCGCCAGCGGGTGCAAATCCAATTATTGTTATTATTACAGCTGCAGATTGGGAGTTTTTGTGGGTGCCGGTATTGATTTCAACGGCCATTCTGGTGGGATGTGCTGTGATTTTTAACAATATTTCGCCTGCGCGGCGTTACCCCTCTTATTGGTTTTAA
- a CDS encoding pyridoxamine 5'-phosphate oxidase family protein yields the protein MQNSSTPFHAGELAVQDQFGVREAVQAYAPRMIRRFMPDQHRDFYTALPYFFMASVDKDGAPWASVLWGEIGFVQSPSPTMLTISAGPLEKDPLFSSLTEGSEVGMIGIQFHTRRRNRVNGRISLVRDGDFSIEVTQSFGNCPQYIQGREIRPVEGYVQDKVVSQLGDVLSESDKALVERADTFFIASASGDLGQDEKHGVDMSHRGGEAGFVKVLKDGSILFPDFSGNNIYNTLGNIHANPQAGLLFIDFESRDILQLSGHAEMILPEDSPYHYDEALKYVRITPRRVIRHKKAVPYTFTTPQMSPFVPYQARWSRTGALPALRGDQVYSEVMDIVEEADGIKSFYLKPEAGNALPYAPGQHLPVSLMVDGKLERRTYTLSAAPNEHVYRITVKREEQGTVSRFLHDELRIGDTLITAKPAGTFTLAREDAPVVLLSAGVGITPMMAMAESLFEGSNADIPIAFIHASRTPSVTPFLPLMRRWRQENPSAEISLRFSEAADRDLRTIPGASAGYADGRWLKRQRLPKNADYYLCGPQGFMQGVYDFLLSEGIDDAQIHFEAFGPASLKRQQHKPTANYRAQKVEFSASKKTIVWDANTETLLEAAENNGIEAPFSCRSGSCGSCAVRRLNGRVQYETPPAYPVDNDEILLCCAVPVSDETDESLLLDL from the coding sequence ATGCAGAATTCTTCAACACCATTTCACGCTGGTGAACTTGCTGTTCAGGACCAGTTTGGCGTTCGAGAAGCGGTGCAGGCGTATGCTCCTCGCATGATCAGGCGTTTTATGCCCGATCAACACCGTGATTTCTATACGGCCCTTCCTTACTTTTTTATGGCCTCAGTGGATAAAGATGGAGCTCCTTGGGCTTCTGTTCTCTGGGGCGAAATTGGATTTGTCCAGTCCCCCTCGCCAACCATGCTCACTATCAGCGCTGGTCCCTTGGAGAAAGACCCCTTATTCTCCTCCCTCACAGAAGGCTCTGAAGTGGGCATGATTGGCATCCAGTTTCACACCCGCCGCCGGAACCGGGTAAACGGGCGAATTTCTCTTGTGAGAGACGGTGATTTCTCTATTGAAGTGACACAGTCTTTCGGAAATTGCCCTCAGTATATTCAGGGCCGTGAAATACGGCCTGTTGAAGGATATGTGCAGGATAAGGTTGTCTCTCAACTAGGTGATGTACTTAGTGAGAGTGACAAAGCGCTGGTTGAACGTGCTGATACTTTCTTCATTGCGTCAGCTTCGGGCGATTTAGGGCAGGATGAAAAGCACGGTGTGGATATGTCTCACCGTGGTGGTGAAGCCGGGTTTGTGAAGGTTTTGAAAGACGGTTCCATCCTGTTCCCTGATTTCTCCGGTAACAATATTTACAACACACTTGGTAACATCCACGCAAACCCGCAGGCTGGCCTGTTGTTCATTGATTTTGAGAGCAGAGACATATTGCAGCTGTCTGGGCATGCAGAGATGATACTACCTGAGGATAGTCCGTATCACTATGATGAGGCGCTTAAATATGTGCGTATTACCCCGCGCCGCGTAATCAGACACAAAAAGGCTGTGCCTTATACATTCACTACCCCCCAGATGTCTCCTTTTGTGCCGTATCAGGCACGGTGGAGCCGAACCGGCGCACTGCCTGCGCTCCGCGGTGATCAGGTCTACAGCGAAGTGATGGATATTGTTGAAGAAGCGGATGGCATTAAAAGCTTTTACCTGAAGCCGGAAGCGGGTAATGCTCTGCCTTATGCGCCAGGGCAGCACTTGCCTGTTTCATTGATGGTAGACGGCAAGCTTGAGCGCCGTACTTATACGTTATCTGCCGCACCAAACGAACATGTGTACCGCATTACTGTTAAGCGGGAAGAACAGGGAACAGTTTCGCGTTTCCTCCATGATGAGCTCCGTATCGGAGACACACTTATAACAGCCAAACCTGCAGGGACTTTCACGTTAGCTCGCGAAGATGCGCCTGTGGTATTGCTTTCAGCTGGTGTGGGCATCACACCGATGATGGCTATGGCAGAAAGTCTGTTTGAAGGCTCCAACGCCGACATTCCTATCGCCTTCATTCATGCATCTCGCACCCCTTCAGTTACACCATTTTTGCCGCTTATGCGCAGGTGGAGACAGGAAAACCCAAGTGCCGAAATCTCACTAAGATTTAGTGAGGCGGCGGACAGAGATCTAAGAACTATTCCAGGCGCATCAGCGGGATATGCGGATGGCCGTTGGTTGAAGCGGCAACGCCTTCCAAAAAATGCAGATTATTACCTGTGTGGCCCTCAGGGCTTTATGCAGGGAGTATATGATTTTCTTCTTTCCGAAGGCATTGATGATGCGCAAATCCATTTCGAAGCGTTTGGGCCCGCGAGCCTGAAGCGCCAACAACACAAACCGACAGCAAACTACCGGGCGCAGAAAGTGGAATTTTCTGCCTCCAAGAAAACTATAGTTTGGGATGCAAATACGGAAACCCTTCTTGAAGCAGCTGAAAATAACGGAATAGAAGCGCCGTTCAGTTGCAGATCAGGGTCGTGTGGGAGCTGCGCAGTGCGCCGCTTGAACGGGAGAGTGCAATATGAGACCCCGCCTGCTTATCCGGTGGATAATGACGAAATTCTGCTTTGTTGTGCAGTGCCAGTTTCAGACGAGACTGATGAAAGCTTACTTCTTGACTTATAA
- a CDS encoding glutathione S-transferase family protein has product MSDTSLVLYSFPLSGNAHRAELALGLLGVEYENRTVKLGEGEHRGEAFKKLNPASQVPVLVDGETVVTESTAILTYLAAKFDDGSFMPADAAGQAEVQKWFAKANGPLQNGPASARLITLFGAQFDQAATIEKAHAFLAYLNAELEGKEFLVAGRPTFADVAIYSYVAHAPEGLVELTDYSNVTSWLARIEALEGFVGMQKTDVSNAA; this is encoded by the coding sequence ATGTCTGATACATCCTTGGTTCTTTACAGTTTTCCGCTTTCGGGTAACGCGCACCGGGCCGAACTTGCCCTAGGTCTTCTTGGTGTTGAATATGAAAACCGCACTGTAAAGCTTGGTGAAGGTGAGCACCGTGGTGAGGCGTTTAAAAAGCTTAATCCAGCAAGCCAGGTTCCTGTTCTTGTGGACGGCGAGACTGTTGTTACAGAATCTACAGCGATCTTAACCTATCTAGCGGCGAAGTTTGATGATGGTAGTTTCATGCCAGCGGATGCCGCCGGGCAGGCAGAAGTTCAGAAATGGTTCGCTAAGGCTAATGGTCCACTGCAAAATGGCCCGGCTTCTGCACGCCTCATTACCCTTTTTGGCGCTCAGTTTGATCAAGCAGCAACCATTGAAAAAGCCCACGCTTTTCTTGCGTATTTAAATGCAGAACTCGAAGGCAAAGAATTTCTGGTCGCAGGTCGCCCGACCTTCGCAGATGTAGCGATTTATAGCTACGTAGCTCACGCTCCTGAAGGTCTTGTGGAACTTACCGATTATTCGAACGTTACCTCATGGCTTGCACGTATCGAAGCACTGGAAGGCTTCGTTGGTATGCAGAAAACAGACGTATCAAACGCAGCTTAA
- a CDS encoding TetR/AcrR family transcriptional regulator gives MSASKRDELVQKALKVFYQEGFHATGMDKLVAETKISKTSMYKHFRTKEDLILATLRLRDEQFRNFMIRRAQELSSTPEEEILAVFDALSEWFKEDKFKSCMFIKASSEYQNPEHPIHAVSAEHKRLIKVYFKELADKAGLKHTEELSRKILLLKEGAIVIAHLHRDIDPSIDAKEAVKALIDTHRT, from the coding sequence ATGAGCGCGTCGAAAAGAGATGAATTGGTCCAGAAAGCCCTGAAGGTTTTTTATCAGGAAGGCTTTCATGCAACTGGCATGGACAAACTGGTTGCCGAGACAAAAATCTCTAAAACTTCCATGTATAAACATTTCCGAACCAAGGAGGATTTGATTCTGGCGACCTTGCGCCTCAGGGATGAGCAATTCCGAAATTTCATGATCCGCCGTGCCCAAGAATTATCTTCCACACCAGAGGAAGAAATACTGGCGGTGTTTGATGCCCTATCCGAATGGTTCAAAGAAGACAAATTCAAAAGCTGCATGTTTATTAAAGCATCATCCGAGTATCAAAACCCTGAACATCCTATTCATGCAGTTTCCGCAGAACATAAACGCCTGATTAAAGTATATTTCAAAGAACTAGCTGATAAAGCAGGCTTGAAACACACAGAAGAGCTATCAAGAAAAATCCTGCTTCTTAAAGAAGGCGCGATCGTTATCGCACACCTTCATAGAGATATAGACCCATCTATTGATGCTAAAGAAGCCGTGAAAGCACTGATTGATACACACCGAACCTAG
- a CDS encoding LacI family DNA-binding transcriptional regulator codes for MSDNEEESLYRLEDLAELAGVSISTVSRALNDSSLVSERTKKKILALAQSNNYSGKLKEKVYTEEAEKTISIIIPPPQGRDTRLSDPFILDLIGGIGDALKERNCDLLISHLTLTDYHSAANLVASGRCDGLIVIGQSTLHKQLNQLADIRVPFVAWGAQLPDQSYCSVGSDNQQGGRRATRHLIRMGRKRIAFVGETDAPEVALRFKGYQEALEEAGIELDQRLIRPTNFYPESAMEAVEEMRELGIEFDGVVAASDMIAIGAMRGLIRSGVRVPEDVSVIGYDDILAAGFSSPALSTIKQDVTKAGRLMVSKLLRLLEGETVQPSILPTDLIIRESCGS; via the coding sequence ATGTCAGACAACGAAGAAGAAAGCCTGTATAGGCTAGAAGACTTGGCAGAACTTGCTGGTGTTTCCATCTCTACAGTATCGCGTGCACTGAATGATAGCTCTCTGGTATCTGAGCGTACCAAGAAGAAAATATTGGCCCTCGCACAAAGCAATAACTATTCCGGCAAACTGAAAGAAAAGGTCTATACAGAAGAGGCCGAGAAAACAATCTCCATTATCATCCCGCCACCACAAGGCAGGGATACCCGGCTTTCCGACCCGTTCATTCTAGATTTAATAGGCGGCATTGGAGATGCGCTTAAAGAACGAAACTGTGACCTTCTGATATCACACCTGACACTGACAGATTATCATAGCGCTGCAAATCTGGTTGCAAGCGGCCGCTGTGATGGCCTGATTGTAATCGGCCAAAGTACGCTTCATAAACAACTGAACCAGTTAGCCGATATTAGAGTGCCATTTGTAGCCTGGGGTGCGCAGCTCCCAGACCAAAGCTACTGTTCCGTAGGCAGTGATAACCAACAGGGCGGCAGACGCGCGACAAGACACCTTATTCGCATGGGCCGAAAGCGCATTGCCTTTGTAGGGGAAACAGATGCGCCAGAAGTAGCTCTCCGCTTCAAAGGTTATCAGGAAGCCCTTGAAGAAGCAGGTATTGAACTGGATCAACGCCTAATCAGGCCCACTAATTTCTACCCGGAATCCGCCATGGAAGCGGTAGAGGAAATGCGAGAGTTGGGCATAGAATTTGACGGTGTCGTTGCAGCAAGTGATATGATCGCTATCGGCGCCATGCGCGGCTTGATCCGTTCTGGTGTGAGAGTACCTGAAGACGTTTCGGTAATTGGGTATGATGATATTCTCGCAGCAGGCTTTTCAAGCCCTGCTCTTAGTACAATCAAACAGGATGTGACCAAGGCAGGCAGGCTTATGGTAAGCAAGCTGCTTCGACTTCTTGAAGGTGAAACAGTGCAGCCATCTATTCTTCCAACGGATTTAATTATCCGCGAATCCTGCGGTTCTTAA
- a CDS encoding alpha-glucosidase family protein → MLNWWQGAVIYQIYPRSFCDSNGDGIGDLKGITSKLDYVAGLGVDGIWISPFFKSPMHDFGYDVSDFRQVDSIFGTLEDFDKLLAKAHALGLKVIIDQVYSHASIECDWFKESRKGPEGDKADWFVWADAKADGGPPNNWQAVFAGPAWTWCTHRKQYYMHNFLPEQPDLNLHNPDVQEEMLAVARFWLERGVDGFRLDATNHYMHDPELRDNPAYEGAESNKPFDMQDQIYNQSHPDITKFLKRLRALMDEYDAFTVAEVGGRRSLQEMAEYTEGDDLLHTAYSFIFLEEDNLSAGAIRKALIDWEGQTDSWPSWTFSNHDRKRVVSRWMRGQNRQDFANAMNALLLALRGTIFMYQGEELGLQHADVPFERLVDPEAIKNWPDTLGRDGCRTPMPWHNAAESGGWPSYTWLPIDERHYDLAVCQQENTQISNLKFTRDLIAFRKQHSALKAGSITFLESDEPVLAFIREDAEEKLLCVFNLGEAEADWCAEAYEGEILLPLMGAGPDKPLPVCGGYIMKL, encoded by the coding sequence GTGCTAAACTGGTGGCAAGGCGCAGTAATTTACCAAATCTACCCGCGTAGTTTTTGCGACAGCAACGGGGATGGTATTGGCGATTTGAAGGGTATTACAAGCAAGCTTGATTATGTTGCGGGCCTTGGTGTGGACGGTATCTGGATATCACCTTTCTTCAAATCACCCATGCATGATTTTGGCTATGATGTTTCTGATTTCAGGCAGGTGGATTCTATCTTTGGAACGCTTGAAGACTTTGATAAATTGCTGGCAAAAGCGCATGCGCTTGGTCTGAAGGTTATTATTGATCAGGTTTATTCCCATGCATCTATAGAATGCGATTGGTTTAAAGAAAGCCGGAAGGGCCCGGAGGGGGATAAAGCCGATTGGTTCGTTTGGGCGGATGCTAAGGCAGATGGTGGTCCACCCAACAACTGGCAAGCAGTTTTTGCTGGTCCGGCCTGGACTTGGTGTACCCACCGTAAGCAATATTATATGCATAACTTTCTGCCCGAACAGCCTGACCTGAACCTTCATAACCCAGATGTTCAGGAAGAAATGCTAGCTGTTGCCCGTTTCTGGCTTGAGCGTGGGGTGGATGGCTTCCGTCTCGATGCTACTAACCACTATATGCACGATCCTGAGCTCAGAGATAATCCCGCTTATGAAGGGGCTGAAAGTAACAAGCCTTTTGATATGCAGGACCAAATCTATAACCAGTCTCACCCGGATATCACCAAATTCCTCAAGCGCCTGCGTGCCTTGATGGATGAGTATGATGCGTTCACTGTGGCTGAGGTTGGCGGACGTCGCTCCTTGCAGGAAATGGCTGAATATACAGAAGGTGATGATCTGCTTCATACCGCCTACAGTTTTATCTTCCTTGAAGAAGATAATCTAAGCGCAGGCGCTATCAGAAAAGCACTGATCGATTGGGAAGGCCAAACGGATAGCTGGCCTTCGTGGACCTTCTCTAACCATGACCGTAAGCGAGTGGTATCTCGTTGGATGCGGGGACAGAACAGGCAGGATTTCGCGAATGCAATGAACGCACTTTTGCTTGCTCTGCGCGGAACTATTTTCATGTATCAGGGTGAGGAACTTGGTCTTCAGCACGCAGATGTTCCATTTGAACGTCTTGTTGATCCAGAAGCCATTAAAAACTGGCCTGATACATTGGGGCGCGATGGGTGCCGAACACCGATGCCGTGGCATAATGCGGCGGAATCTGGCGGTTGGCCAAGCTATACATGGTTGCCTATTGATGAGCGGCACTATGATTTGGCCGTTTGTCAGCAGGAAAATACGCAGATTTCAAACCTAAAGTTCACGCGTGATTTAATAGCGTTCCGCAAACAGCATTCAGCGCTTAAGGCGGGATCAATTACTTTCCTTGAAAGCGACGAGCCCGTGCTTGCTTTTATCCGTGAGGATGCGGAGGAAAAGCTACTGTGTGTATTTAATCTGGGTGAAGCCGAAGCTGATTGGTGCGCTGAGGCTTATGAGGGTGAGATACTTCTACCTTTGATGGGGGCTGGACCAGATAAGCCTCTTCCAGTCTGCGGTGGTTACATCATGAAGCTATAG
- a CDS encoding alpha-amylase family glycosyl hydrolase — translation MKKYALKTLALCLAATALTACGQEQASEIKTEPSVTSTSIRPEHMAPYQSRPITDDVMYFVMPDRFNNGDVSNDHGGIEGSLNDHGFDPTHKGMFHGGDLKGLTAKLDYLADMGISAVWLTPIFKNKPTQGNTVNVTAGYHGYWVTDFTQIDPHIGTNDDLKDLVKEAHKRNMKVIFDIITNHTADVIKYEECYPSGQNSLNVPLCDYRSKADYPYTTVGKGDGTAINEGFLGDDVGHQTAENFAKLTNNNFAYTPYVPETEKNVKVPAWLNDIRYYHNRGDSEWKGESSLYGDFAGLDDVFTEHPDVKKGFIDIYKFWVEEFKIDGFRIDTVKHVNDSFWQEFAPAIKKAADGVGVPEFYMFGEVYEFNPEKLSHYTTVSGLPAVLDFGFQGTANAVISESQPTAKLADFYAQDRFYKTEKYDASILPTFLGNHDMGRIGRFIMEKNEGISDEEALKRSKLAHALMFFTRGVPVIYYGDEQGFTGDGHDQDAREDMFESQVASYNDNHNIGSDVSPEVDNFNQDHPLYKTIQEFAALKRAHVALRSGVQTVLKTEDQAGIFAFSREDQTSGEKLIVVLNTAEEQRPFEASADTMCFISGSKPVSKDGELEVAPLSWAVFDAKNCK, via the coding sequence ATGAAAAAATATGCGTTAAAAACACTTGCTCTCTGCCTTGCAGCAACAGCCTTAACTGCTTGTGGGCAGGAACAGGCTTCTGAAATTAAAACTGAGCCTTCGGTTACGAGTACATCAATTCGCCCTGAGCATATGGCACCTTATCAAAGTCGTCCTATTACAGATGACGTAATGTATTTTGTAATGCCTGATCGTTTCAATAATGGTGATGTATCGAATGATCACGGCGGTATTGAAGGCAGTTTAAACGATCACGGTTTTGATCCAACCCATAAAGGCATGTTCCATGGTGGCGATTTAAAAGGCCTCACCGCTAAACTAGATTACCTGGCGGATATGGGGATTAGTGCTGTTTGGCTCACGCCTATTTTCAAAAACAAGCCAACGCAAGGTAACACGGTGAATGTAACTGCCGGTTATCATGGCTACTGGGTGACGGACTTTACGCAGATTGATCCGCATATTGGTACGAATGATGACCTGAAGGATTTGGTGAAAGAGGCGCACAAGCGCAATATGAAGGTGATCTTCGATATCATCACCAATCATACAGCTGACGTTATTAAGTATGAAGAGTGTTATCCGAGTGGGCAAAACTCACTGAATGTACCGCTCTGCGATTATCGCAGCAAAGCAGATTACCCATATACGACAGTTGGTAAAGGGGATGGAACCGCTATCAATGAAGGTTTTCTGGGAGATGATGTTGGGCATCAAACAGCAGAAAACTTCGCGAAACTCACCAACAATAATTTTGCTTACACACCATACGTACCAGAAACTGAGAAGAATGTGAAAGTGCCCGCGTGGCTTAATGATATCCGGTATTATCACAACCGCGGTGATAGTGAATGGAAAGGCGAAAGCTCTCTTTACGGTGATTTCGCTGGCCTTGATGATGTGTTCACTGAGCATCCGGACGTGAAAAAAGGTTTCATCGATATTTACAAATTCTGGGTGGAAGAATTTAAGATCGATGGCTTTCGTATCGATACTGTGAAACATGTAAACGATAGCTTCTGGCAGGAATTTGCGCCGGCTATTAAAAAAGCGGCTGATGGTGTTGGTGTGCCGGAATTTTATATGTTCGGTGAGGTTTATGAGTTTAATCCAGAGAAGCTGAGCCACTATACAACAGTATCCGGTCTTCCGGCGGTTCTTGATTTTGGTTTCCAGGGCACTGCGAATGCCGTGATCAGCGAAAGCCAGCCAACAGCAAAGCTTGCAGATTTTTATGCGCAGGACCGTTTTTATAAAACTGAGAAATATGATGCGTCTATCCTGCCAACCTTCCTCGGCAACCATGATATGGGCCGTATCGGCCGTTTCATCATGGAAAAGAATGAAGGCATCAGTGATGAAGAAGCGCTGAAGCGATCGAAGCTCGCACATGCCCTTATGTTCTTCACGCGTGGTGTGCCGGTTATTTATTATGGTGACGAGCAGGGTTTTACGGGTGATGGGCATGATCAGGATGCCCGCGAAGATATGTTTGAAAGTCAGGTAGCGTCATATAACGACAACCACAACATCGGTAGTGATGTCTCTCCTGAGGTCGATAACTTTAATCAGGACCACCCGCTTTATAAAACTATTCAGGAATTTGCTGCCCTGAAGCGTGCGCATGTTGCGCTTAGAAGTGGTGTGCAAACTGTTCTGAAAACAGAAGATCAGGCGGGAATTTTTGCCTTTAGCCGTGAAGATCAAACATCTGGTGAGAAGCTCATAGTGGTTTTGAATACAGCGGAAGAACAGCGCCCGTTTGAGGCATCTGCGGACACTATGTGTTTTATCAGTGGTAGTAAGCCTGTGAGCAAAGATGGTGAGCTTGAAGTGGCACCGCTGAGCTGGGCTGTTTTTGATGCTAAAAACTGTAAATAA
- a CDS encoding MFS transporter, whose product MKQKPQLGFWQIWNMCFGFMGIQFGFELQVGNVSRIFQTLGADIDEIAILWVAAPLTGLIVQPIIGYMSDKTWTRMGRRRPYFFYGAILSTIALFFMPSSPTLWIAAGMLWVMDASFNVAMEPFRAFVGDMLPERQRSLGYAMQTFFIGIGASVAAALPWIMTNIFDVSNTAAAGIIPDSVSYAFYTGGIILLICVFWTVFTTKEYSPEELEAFNKANEEVEKLNDGLDITVMREDGVVTSEQHQQGGLLWLVVGLAASAAIYFLGWSYRLHILSGGVAVFGLLRLLVAKQKSAGKTEGALVEITDDLMLMPKIMKQLAVVQFFSWFAMFAMWSFTIPAVTAYHFGSSDPTTTLYNDGADWAGVLNMVRNLVTIGAAIFIAGLSNKIGRRRIHMLNLLLGGIGLASFYVVTDPVWLLVSMGLVGFAWASILSIPYSLLSSAVAHHKMGIYMGVFNFFIVIPQIVASTTLGLLVTELFDGQAIYGLIFAGASMVIAALVTLIIEKPKA is encoded by the coding sequence ATGAAGCAAAAACCACAGCTAGGTTTCTGGCAAATCTGGAACATGTGTTTCGGATTTATGGGGATCCAGTTCGGATTCGAGTTACAAGTTGGTAATGTAAGTCGTATTTTCCAAACCCTTGGTGCCGACATTGATGAAATCGCTATTTTATGGGTTGCTGCTCCTCTTACCGGATTAATTGTTCAGCCAATTATTGGCTATATGAGCGATAAAACCTGGACCCGTATGGGCCGACGGCGTCCTTACTTCTTTTATGGCGCTATTCTATCCACCATTGCACTGTTTTTTATGCCTAGCTCTCCAACCCTTTGGATTGCGGCTGGTATGCTTTGGGTGATGGATGCTTCTTTCAATGTGGCGATGGAGCCATTCAGGGCTTTTGTTGGTGATATGTTGCCTGAACGTCAGCGTTCACTCGGATACGCTATGCAAACCTTCTTTATCGGCATTGGCGCTTCTGTGGCGGCGGCGTTGCCGTGGATTATGACTAATATTTTTGATGTTTCAAATACTGCGGCTGCAGGCATAATCCCAGATTCTGTTTCCTACGCATTTTATACGGGCGGAATCATTCTTCTCATTTGCGTGTTCTGGACGGTTTTCACAACTAAAGAATATAGCCCTGAGGAGCTTGAAGCTTTCAATAAGGCAAATGAGGAAGTGGAAAAGCTGAATGATGGCCTTGATATCACGGTTATGCGTGAAGATGGTGTGGTTACCTCAGAGCAGCATCAACAAGGTGGTTTGCTTTGGCTTGTTGTTGGTCTTGCAGCGTCTGCCGCTATTTATTTCCTTGGCTGGTCTTATCGTCTGCATATTCTTTCAGGTGGCGTTGCGGTTTTTGGCTTGTTGCGCCTTTTGGTGGCGAAGCAAAAAAGTGCCGGTAAAACTGAAGGTGCACTGGTTGAGATTACAGATGATTTAATGTTGATGCCAAAAATTATGAAGCAGCTGGCTGTGGTACAGTTTTTCTCATGGTTTGCCATGTTTGCTATGTGGTCTTTCACTATCCCGGCGGTAACTGCTTATCATTTTGGCTCCAGCGATCCAACAACTACACTATATAATGATGGTGCTGATTGGGCTGGTGTCCTTAATATGGTTCGTAATCTGGTAACCATTGGGGCAGCTATCTTTATTGCAGGGTTGTCTAATAAAATCGGCCGTCGCCGTATTCACATGCTGAACCTACTTCTTGGCGGTATCGGCCTTGCTTCCTTCTATGTAGTGACAGATCCGGTATGGCTTCTCGTTTCCATGGGGCTTGTTGGTTTTGCCTGGGCTTCCATTCTTTCCATCCCCTATTCGCTTCTTTCAAGTGCAGTCGCGCACCACAAGATGGGTATCTATATGGGGGTCTTTAATTTCTTTATTGTTATTCCGCAGATCGTGGCTTCCACCACACTTGGTCTTCTCGTTACAGAGCTGTTCGATGGGCAGGCTATTTACGGGCTTATTTTTGCTGGCGCCTCCATGGTGATTGCAGCGCTTGTTACTTTAATAATTGAAAAACCAAAGGCTTAG